Below is a genomic region from Actinomycetota bacterium.
GGGAAATATATGGCTAAAAAGAAATTTGAGAGAACAAAACCACATATCAATGTTGGAACTATAGGTCATGTAGATCATGGTAAAACAACCTTAACTTCAGCAATAACATATTGTCTAAGTTCAAGAGGTCTTGATGTAGA
It encodes:
- the tuf gene encoding elongation factor Tu (EF-Tu; promotes GTP-dependent binding of aminoacyl-tRNA to the A-site of ribosomes during protein biosynthesis; when the tRNA anticodon matches the mRNA codon, GTP hydrolysis results; the inactive EF-Tu-GDP leaves the ribosome and release of GDP is promoted by elongation factor Ts; many prokaryotes have two copies of the gene encoding EF-Tu), coding for MAKKKFERTKPHINVGTIGHVDHGKTTLTSAITYCLSSRGLDV